One genomic region from Bartonella australis AUST/NH1 encodes:
- a CDS encoding phytoene/squalene synthase family protein gives MTYCLDILRAVDRDRYMAVLFAPEKKRRALAALYVFNAEIARIRESVRDPLIGEMRLRWWYDSIANSEAQNSENNPILSDLLATITFFNLPKIAFLRYCEARIFDLYNNPIATIKDLESHCGQTAGAILQLSCQILDSDAAQNFTDACIHGGIAQALSGVLRLLSFMQSRYRCYFSSDMLKAVGVDREALEADRINNEQKHRVIEATAALSRDHYFKLYKRSIVLPKTLRPAFLPLAVTPASLQKAVKLGAKVFQESAALSPLHRYWLITKAAISGNLPKLS, from the coding sequence ATGACATACTGTCTCGATATTTTACGCGCCGTAGATCGTGATCGATATATGGCAGTTTTGTTTGCACCTGAAAAAAAACGTAGGGCTTTAGCCGCTCTTTATGTTTTTAACGCGGAAATTGCTCGTATTCGCGAAAGCGTGCGCGATCCGCTTATCGGCGAGATGCGGTTACGCTGGTGGTATGATTCTATCGCTAATAGCGAAGCACAAAATAGCGAGAACAATCCGATTTTGAGTGATTTGCTAGCAACAATTACCTTTTTTAATTTACCGAAAATAGCTTTTTTACGCTATTGTGAAGCACGGATTTTTGATCTTTATAATAACCCGATAGCAACCATTAAAGATCTTGAATCCCATTGTGGTCAGACGGCCGGTGCAATTTTACAGCTTTCTTGCCAGATATTGGATTCCGATGCTGCGCAAAATTTTACAGATGCGTGTATACATGGGGGGATCGCTCAGGCGTTAAGCGGTGTGCTGCGTCTTTTGTCATTTATGCAATCACGGTATCGATGCTATTTTTCTTCTGATATGCTAAAGGCCGTTGGTGTGGATAGGGAGGCGTTAGAGGCGGATCGCATCAATAATGAACAAAAGCATCGTGTTATTGAAGCTACTGCGGCTTTATCGCGAGATCACTATTTTAAGCTTTATAAGCGTTCTATCGTTTTGCCTAAAACGCTTAGACCGGCGTTTCTTCCGCTAGCAGTTACGCCAGCATCCCTCCAAAAAGCAGTGAAGCTAGGGGCAAAAGTTTTTCAAGAAAGCGCAGCTTTATCGCCTCTTCATCGTTATTGGCTGATAACAAAAGCGGCAATTAGCGGTAATCTTCCGAAGCTATCGTAG
- a CDS encoding Mth938-like domain-containing protein produces MSHAIQIREAHFPGRAPINAYGNGGFRFADMSHRGSIICVPSGIYGIDMMDPVPTRNDISRVLEESAGIEVLLIGTGVELLRLPEELRALLWEKHIATDTMNTGAAVRTFNVLLAEDRAVAALLFAVK; encoded by the coding sequence ATGTCTCATGCAATTCAAATCCGTGAAGCACATTTTCCGGGGCGTGCGCCTATTAATGCTTACGGGAATGGAGGCTTTCGTTTTGCTGATATGTCGCATCGAGGTTCTATTATTTGTGTTCCGTCGGGTATTTACGGTATTGATATGATGGATCCTGTACCTACCCGCAATGATATTTCTCGTGTTTTAGAAGAATCTGCTGGGATTGAAGTTTTATTGATAGGTACTGGGGTTGAGTTGTTACGTTTGCCTGAGGAGTTACGGGCGCTTTTATGGGAAAAGCATATTGCAACAGATACAATGAATACAGGAGCAGCAGTGCGCACATTCAATGTTCTTTTGGCTGAAGATCGTGCAGTTGCTGCATTGCTGTTTGCAGTGAAATGA
- the pgsA gene encoding CDP-diacylglycerol--glycerol-3-phosphate 3-phosphatidyltransferase, with protein MKNHTFSFPNILTYARIAAVPLVVACFFLEGRLQSSDIARLMSASIFIIASVTDFLDGYLARIWKQTSNIGRMLDPIADKLLVSACLLLLAADSTIAGWSLWAAIIILCREILVSGLREYLAELKVSVPVSRLAKWKTSVQMVAIVFLLTGPAGNKIIPYITEFGIIMLWISALLTLWTGWDYFRAGLKHVIT; from the coding sequence ATGAAAAATCATACTTTTTCCTTCCCTAATATTCTAACTTACGCGCGGATTGCTGCTGTTCCTTTAGTAGTAGCGTGCTTCTTTTTAGAAGGGCGATTACAATCAAGTGATATTGCGCGTTTAATGTCCGCTTCTATTTTTATAATCGCGTCCGTTACCGACTTTTTGGATGGCTACCTTGCCCGTATTTGGAAACAAACATCCAACATTGGCCGCATGTTGGACCCAATTGCAGATAAGCTCCTTGTCTCCGCCTGCTTGCTGCTGCTCGCCGCAGATAGTACTATCGCCGGATGGTCCCTTTGGGCCGCTATAATTATTCTTTGCCGAGAAATTCTTGTGTCAGGACTACGTGAATATTTAGCTGAGCTAAAAGTAAGTGTTCCCGTCTCTCGTCTTGCAAAATGGAAAACTTCCGTGCAAATGGTAGCTATTGTATTCCTCTTAACAGGACCGGCTGGTAATAAAATTATCCCTTACATAACGGAATTTGGTATAATTATGCTGTGGATTTCAGCCCTTCTCACATTGTGGACAGGATGGGACTATTTCCGTGCAGGCTTAAAACACGTCATTACATGA
- the yajC gene encoding preprotein translocase subunit YajC translates to MVTNAYAQAAGDIANGTSLITFVPFILIFAIMYILIIRPQRAQLKKRQEMLSAVRRGDTVVTGGGIIGKITKVNDESGELEVEIGDGVRIRVIRSTLADVRVKGEPFLEEKAKFDSKVKESKKPKAKAVKKESAATAKKGKATQKEDKSKA, encoded by the coding sequence ATGGTTACCAACGCTTATGCTCAGGCTGCAGGTGATATTGCTAATGGAACGTCGCTTATTACTTTCGTTCCTTTCATTTTAATTTTTGCAATTATGTATATTTTAATTATTCGCCCGCAGCGCGCTCAACTAAAAAAGCGGCAAGAAATGCTTAGTGCTGTGCGTCGCGGTGATACCGTCGTAACGGGCGGCGGTATCATCGGAAAAATTACGAAAGTTAATGATGAGAGCGGTGAGTTAGAAGTCGAAATTGGTGATGGTGTGCGTATTCGGGTCATCCGTTCGACGTTAGCCGATGTTCGCGTTAAAGGTGAACCGTTTTTAGAAGAAAAAGCAAAATTTGATTCTAAGGTAAAAGAATCCAAAAAGCCTAAAGCTAAGGCGGTAAAGAAGGAAAGCGCAGCTACTGCTAAAAAGGGCAAAGCTACACAGAAAGAAGATAAATCAAAAGCGTAA
- the ndk gene encoding nucleoside-diphosphate kinase: protein MAVERTFSMIKPDATRRNLTGAITKMLEDAGLRVVASKRIWMSQNEAEGFYAVHKGRPFFAELVEFMSSGPTVVQVLEGESAITKNREVMGATDPADAKEGTIRKVHALSISENSVHGSDSAESAKIEIAYWFSDIEIVG, encoded by the coding sequence ATGGCTGTGGAACGTACTTTTTCTATGATTAAACCAGACGCGACGCGTCGTAATTTGACGGGGGCAATTACAAAGATGCTCGAGGATGCGGGTTTACGTGTTGTCGCATCTAAGCGTATATGGATGAGCCAGAATGAAGCTGAGGGATTTTACGCGGTCCATAAAGGGCGTCCGTTTTTTGCAGAGCTAGTAGAATTTATGTCTTCGGGTCCAACTGTTGTGCAGGTTTTGGAAGGTGAAAGTGCTATCACTAAAAACCGTGAGGTGATGGGCGCTACGGATCCTGCTGATGCAAAGGAAGGGACAATTCGTAAAGTACACGCTTTGTCGATTAGCGAAAACTCCGTTCACGGCTCAGATAGCGCTGAGTCCGCAAAAATAGAAATAGCCTACTGGTTTTCCGATATCGAAATTGTTGGTTAA
- a CDS encoding M23 family metallopeptidase, with protein MYLKNWEGISRCDLQGIAFFIMVTMVAGCSSGTQRFAGGFYNSEASSRSDMITNTAADRRVLLQGDGIQSSELPPIDSRGDTGNNYNSSRSGEVFLSDGRVMGAPPRNLGTLPRSEADDLNAFRRNSYIVQSGDTLLSIAQQVGVSINALKLANGMRNDAVYIGQKLIIPERRVVTTSNTQNSAQSVSTTAPLNQPKATSTAESKKNLSYVREDPLKTAPSVKAGESNIGQHSFVHTVPKTTADSSNAATDPDSAVAPQSTGISKMRWPARGRLLSHYGQKKGMTTSRGIDIAVPEGSSVKAAENGVVIYASDGLKELGNVVMIRHENNIVTIYGHNSKLVVNRGQSVRRGDEIAKSGVSGDVTTPRVYFEVRKDSVPVNPAEYLEN; from the coding sequence ATGTATTTAAAAAATTGGGAAGGCATTTCGCGGTGCGATCTCCAGGGAATAGCCTTTTTCATTATGGTGACTATGGTAGCAGGTTGTAGTTCCGGCACACAGCGTTTTGCCGGTGGCTTCTACAATAGTGAAGCTTCTTCTCGGTCGGATATGATTACAAATACCGCTGCTGATAGGCGAGTATTATTGCAAGGCGATGGTATACAAAGTAGTGAGTTGCCGCCTATCGATTCAAGGGGTGATACAGGTAATAATTATAATTCTTCAAGGTCAGGAGAAGTATTTCTTTCTGATGGAAGGGTTATGGGCGCGCCACCGCGAAATCTCGGGACTCTCCCTCGCTCAGAAGCAGATGATCTCAACGCTTTTCGGCGAAATTCTTATATCGTGCAAAGCGGAGATACATTGTTAAGTATCGCTCAGCAAGTGGGAGTCAGTATTAACGCATTGAAGTTAGCAAATGGCATGAGAAACGATGCTGTTTATATTGGTCAGAAGCTCATTATCCCGGAAAGACGTGTAGTAACAACTTCGAATACTCAAAATAGCGCTCAGAGCGTATCGACGACCGCACCTCTAAACCAGCCTAAAGCGACGTCTACCGCTGAATCTAAGAAGAATCTGTCATATGTGCGCGAAGATCCCTTAAAAACTGCGCCTTCTGTAAAGGCTGGTGAGTCAAATATCGGACAGCATTCTTTTGTGCATACTGTGCCAAAAACCACGGCTGATTCATCAAATGCAGCGACTGATCCAGATAGTGCTGTTGCTCCCCAATCAACGGGAATTTCTAAGATGCGCTGGCCTGCACGAGGGCGTTTGTTGAGCCATTATGGTCAAAAAAAAGGGATGACAACTAGCCGGGGGATCGATATCGCTGTGCCTGAAGGTTCATCGGTAAAAGCGGCAGAAAATGGCGTTGTTATCTATGCAAGTGATGGCCTGAAAGAGCTTGGGAATGTTGTTATGATTCGCCACGAAAACAACATCGTTACCATTTATGGACATAATAGCAAACTTGTTGTTAATAGGGGGCAAAGTGTACGGCGGGGCGACGAAATCGCTAAATCCGGTGTTTCTGGCGATGTCACGACGCCGCGTGTTTATTTCGAGGTACGTAAAGATTCTGTCCCTGTTAATCCCGCTGAATATTTAGAAAATTGA
- a CDS encoding 23S rRNA (adenine(2030)-N(6))-methyltransferase RlmJ has protein sequence MNYRHIYHAGNFADVFKHIIVTRIVEYLKRKEKAFRVIDTHAGVGFYDLSSSEALKTGEWREGIGQFLSAPIPEDLKTLLYPWYNVIDEINKHNKEVVLYPGSPILIRRLLRKQDRLTAIELHREDYQTLASNFAGDYQTKVIHLDGWLSLNSHLPPKEKRGLILIDPSFEKPDEFSRLIKWVVKAYRRFPGGIYALWYPVKHDKEINNFLYTLIQTKIPKILQLEMHIRKSSIPPTMNGSGMIVINPPYLLEEEIEKLTPLLVTRLGKNKNAQIIHKWIQEDIPKHSP, from the coding sequence ATGAATTATCGGCATATTTATCATGCTGGCAATTTTGCTGATGTTTTTAAACACATTATTGTCACCCGCATCGTAGAATATCTCAAGCGCAAAGAAAAAGCTTTTCGCGTTATAGATACGCATGCGGGCGTCGGATTTTACGATCTTTCTTCCTCAGAAGCACTTAAAACAGGAGAATGGCGTGAGGGTATCGGGCAGTTTTTGTCGGCCCCTATCCCAGAAGACCTGAAAACACTTCTTTATCCGTGGTACAATGTCATCGATGAGATTAATAAGCATAACAAAGAAGTCGTGCTTTATCCAGGATCGCCTATCCTTATTCGCCGATTATTACGCAAACAAGATCGGCTAACTGCTATTGAATTACACCGTGAAGATTATCAAACTTTAGCAAGCAACTTCGCTGGTGACTACCAAACGAAAGTCATACATCTGGACGGTTGGTTATCTTTAAATTCGCACCTTCCACCAAAAGAAAAACGCGGTCTTATACTCATTGATCCTTCTTTCGAAAAACCTGATGAATTTTCCCGCCTTATTAAGTGGGTGGTAAAAGCATACCGACGCTTCCCAGGCGGTATTTACGCTTTATGGTATCCTGTTAAACACGACAAAGAAATTAATAATTTCCTTTACACACTGATTCAGACAAAAATCCCCAAAATTTTGCAACTTGAAATGCACATCCGAAAAAGTTCAATACCACCTACAATGAATGGAAGCGGTATGATCGTGATAAATCCCCCTTACCTTCTTGAAGAAGAAATAGAAAAGCTTACACCTCTCCTCGTTACACGTCTTGGGAAAAATAAAAACGCACAAATCATTCATAAATGGATCCAGGAGGATATACCGAAGCATTCTCCCTAA
- a CDS encoding peptidyl-prolyl cis-trans isomerase, whose amino-acid sequence MLDTLRNTQNSWVTKAFLAILLLCLLLLWNIPHLHTNNERDLVTSGKSTITVDTYRLALADYSLRLALASHLGRMFTPDEMQRYKIPAFVLNQLQQDVLFDEQARKMKINLSKNVIARIIGSDNIFQENGTFSRNLFLNYLQKLPVSENGLIDYYIQREKRHQLISASLSGMKVPSLFYKALAHYEEEARTADYLVISLEKEGAIADPDQKTLQKWFDINKNKFRAPEYRAVSLLSMTAAKFIKPENISADEVKAYYTQNPSRFIAPEKRTIEELRFSSREAADEAAKKITNGMSFDDLVKEEKKTLDSIKKGPLTESEIPSRIASEVFNLEKGQVSPVINDIQGPVIIRVIHITPSASVPFESAEKDIRQALAQSRAAADIRDNYMKIENARFEGASLQELADQYKLPLHKITIDKTGKTIEGVEVTNLPQKEVLLDSVYQSNEGAELDPLSLPEGGYLWYQVDTIIPSHDRALEEVKQDAITQWKSEKVQRLLDEKSQNALQKLIEGGSLDSLAHKLGTTKQKTRALRRKDSSEILGSEGVKELFSGPTGHRGIIKGAVKTNRIIYEITASITPPNTAVHTFSSDVRANMDMIIKEDLKQQMLHAANKEHPLQINGSNYNRILNSLQ is encoded by the coding sequence ATGCTTGACACCCTAAGAAATACCCAAAACTCTTGGGTTACCAAGGCTTTCCTTGCTATTTTACTTTTATGCCTGCTTCTTTTATGGAATATACCCCATTTACATACGAACAATGAAAGAGACCTCGTTACTTCTGGAAAATCCACGATAACTGTCGATACTTATCGCCTCGCACTCGCCGACTATAGCTTACGCTTAGCACTTGCTTCTCACCTTGGGCGAATGTTTACACCAGACGAAATGCAGCGGTACAAAATTCCCGCTTTCGTTCTTAATCAGCTACAACAGGATGTGCTTTTTGATGAACAAGCACGCAAAATGAAAATTAACCTTTCAAAAAACGTAATAGCTCGCATCATTGGTTCTGATAATATTTTTCAGGAAAATGGAACCTTCAGTCGAAATTTATTCCTCAACTATCTTCAAAAATTACCCGTCAGCGAAAACGGACTCATCGATTATTACATTCAAAGGGAAAAACGCCATCAACTTATTTCAGCTTCGCTATCCGGTATGAAAGTGCCAAGTCTCTTTTATAAAGCACTTGCTCATTATGAAGAAGAGGCACGCACTGCGGATTATCTCGTTATCAGTCTAGAAAAAGAGGGAGCAATCGCCGATCCCGATCAAAAAACGTTGCAAAAATGGTTCGATATTAACAAAAATAAATTTCGCGCTCCAGAATATCGCGCTGTCTCTTTACTATCTATGACAGCAGCTAAATTTATAAAACCAGAAAATATCTCAGCAGATGAAGTTAAAGCCTACTACACTCAAAATCCTTCGCGTTTTATTGCACCTGAAAAACGCACAATTGAAGAATTGCGATTCTCCTCACGCGAAGCTGCAGATGAAGCAGCAAAAAAAATAACCAATGGCATGAGTTTTGATGATCTGGTTAAAGAAGAAAAAAAGACCCTCGACAGCATTAAAAAAGGCCCTTTAACAGAAAGCGAAATTCCAAGCCGTATAGCGTCTGAAGTTTTTAACCTTGAAAAAGGACAAGTGAGTCCTGTAATCAACGATATACAGGGTCCTGTCATTATTCGTGTCATCCATATTACACCTTCAGCTTCCGTCCCCTTCGAGAGTGCTGAAAAAGACATCCGCCAAGCATTAGCCCAAAGCCGCGCTGCAGCCGATATACGCGACAATTACATGAAAATCGAAAATGCCCGTTTTGAAGGTGCTTCTCTTCAAGAGCTCGCGGATCAGTATAAATTACCCCTTCACAAAATTACCATTGATAAAACAGGCAAAACCATTGAAGGTGTAGAAGTTACGAACTTACCTCAAAAAGAAGTTTTGCTGGACAGCGTCTATCAATCAAACGAAGGCGCTGAACTCGATCCACTCTCCCTTCCAGAAGGTGGGTATCTCTGGTACCAAGTGGACACAATCATCCCCTCCCACGACAGAGCACTTGAAGAAGTTAAACAAGACGCTATCACTCAATGGAAAAGCGAAAAAGTTCAACGTCTCCTCGATGAAAAATCTCAAAATGCCCTCCAAAAACTTATTGAAGGGGGAAGCCTCGATTCTCTCGCGCATAAATTAGGTACCACAAAACAAAAAACACGAGCTCTACGGCGTAAAGATTCATCAGAAATTCTCGGATCTGAAGGTGTTAAAGAGCTGTTTTCTGGTCCAACAGGCCATCGTGGTATAATAAAAGGGGCAGTAAAAACAAACCGCATCATTTATGAAATAACGGCATCGATTACGCCTCCAAATACCGCTGTACACACCTTCTCATCTGATGTCCGCGCTAATATGGACATGATAATCAAAGAAGATTTAAAACAACAGATGCTGCATGCTGCGAACAAAGAGCATCCATTGCAAATTAACGGATCTAACTATAACAGAATTTTAAACTCTCTTCAGTGA
- a CDS encoding protein-L-isoaspartate(D-aspartate) O-methyltransferase, which produces MERKGTLQFREELASLVLKMRSKGIDDVRFFAAFEKIPRQHFVAAPWLNSAYENKIIPIECGEYIERLEEQLLILFALLLKKKHRVLEIGTGSGFCTALMACLSDRVTTVDRYKTLVNLAQQKFQALGIENIVVRQIDGSRGVAGFGSFDRILIWPSRSDDPKEFLELLTGNGILIQAIGPDEGVQTVTRYIRIGSQFERSEMFQVRYQPFTKNVAEVL; this is translated from the coding sequence ATGGAGCGGAAGGGCACTTTACAATTTCGTGAGGAATTGGCGAGTCTTGTGCTGAAAATGCGCAGTAAAGGAATCGATGATGTACGCTTTTTTGCGGCATTTGAGAAAATCCCGCGTCAGCATTTTGTTGCCGCTCCTTGGCTTAATAGTGCTTACGAGAATAAAATTATCCCCATTGAATGCGGCGAATATATAGAACGTTTGGAAGAACAGCTTTTAATTCTTTTTGCATTATTATTAAAAAAAAAGCATCGTGTTTTAGAAATTGGCACAGGTTCCGGTTTTTGTACGGCTCTTATGGCGTGTCTCAGTGATCGTGTAACAACAGTGGATCGTTATAAAACGCTCGTCAATTTAGCACAGCAAAAATTTCAGGCTTTAGGGATTGAAAATATTGTTGTACGGCAGATTGACGGTAGTCGAGGTGTTGCAGGTTTTGGGTCATTTGATCGTATTCTCATTTGGCCGTCGCGTTCCGATGATCCAAAAGAATTTTTGGAACTTTTAACTGGGAATGGCATTCTTATTCAAGCTATTGGGCCGGATGAAGGAGTGCAGACGGTTACGCGTTATATAAGAATTGGTAGTCAATTTGAGCGTTCAGAAATGTTTCAAGTGCGCTATCAGCCTTTTACTAAAAACGTTGCAGAAGTGCTTTAA
- the serS gene encoding serine--tRNA ligase: protein MLDIKWIRENPEKLDVALASRGIEPQAQKLITLDLERRSHVAKVQCAQERRNVASKEIGQALAACDQKMAERIKTEVEEIKEFLSSAVAEERQLTENLERALAAIPNIPLDDVPEGKDESDNVVIRHFGTPTVFDFVPKEHFDLGQGLRQMDFERASRLSGARFTVLSGALARLERALGQFMLDIHVDEHGYEEVSVPLLVRDEIVYGTAQLPKFADDLFRTTDGRWLISTAEVPLTNLVNNEILDDSNLPLRFSSLTPCFRSEAGSAGRDTRGMLRQHQFWKVEMVSITTEEQSLVELERMTGCAENVLKRLGLPFRTVVLSTGDMGFAARKTYDIEVWLPGQGSYREISSCSVCGDFQGRRMNSRYRKGDEKALHFVHSANGSGTAVGRCLIAILENYQQADGSIIIPDVLQPYMKGMSRITA, encoded by the coding sequence ATGCTTGATATTAAATGGATCCGCGAAAACCCCGAAAAATTAGATGTGGCGCTAGCGAGCAGGGGTATTGAACCGCAAGCCCAAAAATTGATAACACTTGATCTTGAACGGCGGTCGCATGTCGCTAAAGTGCAATGTGCGCAGGAGCGTCGCAACGTAGCGTCGAAGGAAATAGGGCAGGCTTTAGCCGCATGTGATCAAAAAATGGCCGAGCGCATTAAAACTGAAGTTGAAGAAATTAAAGAATTCCTTTCTTCTGCTGTAGCAGAAGAAAGACAACTAACTGAAAATTTGGAGAGAGCTCTTGCCGCTATCCCGAATATTCCGTTAGATGATGTTCCAGAAGGTAAAGACGAAAGTGATAATGTTGTCATTCGGCATTTTGGGACGCCTACAGTATTTGATTTCGTGCCGAAGGAGCATTTTGATCTAGGCCAGGGCTTAAGACAGATGGACTTTGAACGAGCAAGTCGTTTATCTGGCGCGCGTTTTACGGTGCTTTCGGGGGCATTAGCGCGTCTTGAGCGCGCGTTAGGCCAGTTTATGCTTGATATACATGTTGATGAACATGGTTACGAAGAAGTTTCTGTACCTCTTCTTGTGCGTGATGAAATTGTTTATGGAACAGCGCAATTACCAAAATTTGCTGACGATCTTTTTCGGACCACAGATGGTCGGTGGCTTATTTCTACGGCAGAGGTGCCGTTAACTAATTTGGTTAATAACGAAATTCTTGATGATTCAAATTTACCGCTGCGGTTTTCTTCGCTCACCCCTTGTTTTCGTTCAGAGGCAGGATCTGCTGGCCGTGATACACGTGGTATGTTGCGTCAACACCAATTTTGGAAGGTGGAAATGGTATCAATTACCACCGAAGAGCAGTCTTTAGTTGAATTGGAACGTATGACAGGATGTGCAGAAAATGTGCTGAAGCGACTTGGTTTACCTTTCCGTACTGTAGTTCTTTCTACTGGTGATATGGGATTTGCTGCGCGTAAGACTTACGACATCGAGGTTTGGCTCCCAGGTCAGGGGAGCTATCGTGAAATTTCGAGCTGTTCAGTTTGCGGTGATTTTCAGGGGCGACGCATGAATTCTCGGTATCGTAAAGGAGATGAAAAAGCGCTGCACTTTGTTCACAGCGCGAATGGCTCTGGTACGGCTGTTGGTCGTTGCCTTATTGCGATTCTTGAGAATTATCAGCAGGCCGACGGATCAATTATTATCCCAGATGTTTTGCAGCCTTATATGAAGGGAATGAGCCGTATTACAGCTTAA
- the uvrC gene encoding excinuclease ABC subunit UvrC codes for MTPKDNMPYLVNKRGNLSFLSNVVWDNADQEDGDNKFKGVVLIQQFVKHLPHKPGVYRMLDENGNILYIGKARNLKKRVANYTREQGHNNRITSMIRSTYHMEFVVTHTETEALLLEANLIKRLHPRFNILLRDDKSFPYIIITDDHPAPALYKHRGARTRKARYFGPFASSEAVTQTINVLQRAFLLRTCTDSVLENRTRPCLLYQIKRCSAPCTHEISESDYIELVKKAEAFLSGKSQSIKNDMAHAMREAAKNLDFEQAAAYRDRLSALSHIQSSQGINPQTVEEADVFAIAQQGGMTCIQVFFFRMGQNWGNRAYFPKADLSFPSAEILSSFIAQFYDDKPVPKLILLSEEIKEKSLLTEALKLKTNQKISVSLPKQRERKALVYYAYTNALEALARKLAETSTYATLLQSVAKTFQLSRTPRRIEVYDNSHIMGTNAVGAMIVAGQTGFIKNQYRKFNIRSTTITPGNDLGMMQEVIERRFSRLIKMHGLPKKKDIKTKSSDSLPIWPDLILIDGGAGQINTVQATLSALGLEGLITAVGIAKGADRDAGRERFFVKGRSPFTLPPRDPVLYFLQRLRDEAHRFAIGTHKIKRKKETFKNPLDEIKNVGPTRKRALLNYFGSVKAISGAPVEDLAKVSGISTAIAQKIYNYFNEK; via the coding sequence ATGACCCCGAAAGACAATATGCCCTATCTCGTAAATAAAAGAGGCAACTTATCTTTTTTGTCCAACGTCGTGTGGGACAATGCCGACCAAGAAGACGGTGATAACAAATTCAAAGGCGTGGTACTCATACAACAATTCGTCAAACATCTCCCTCATAAACCGGGAGTTTACCGGATGTTGGACGAAAACGGTAATATTCTTTATATTGGCAAGGCACGTAATCTAAAAAAACGCGTCGCGAACTATACCCGAGAACAGGGACATAATAACCGTATTACTAGCATGATTCGCTCGACATATCATATGGAATTCGTCGTTACCCACACGGAAACAGAAGCCTTACTTCTAGAAGCCAATTTAATCAAAAGGTTGCATCCACGCTTTAATATATTATTGCGCGATGATAAAAGCTTCCCTTATATTATTATCACCGATGATCACCCCGCGCCCGCGCTTTACAAACATCGCGGTGCTCGGACGCGAAAAGCCCGTTATTTTGGTCCTTTTGCCTCTTCTGAAGCTGTTACACAAACAATCAACGTTTTACAGCGCGCCTTTTTATTACGGACCTGCACCGATTCTGTTCTTGAAAACCGCACACGACCTTGCTTGCTTTATCAAATCAAGCGGTGCTCCGCTCCTTGCACACACGAAATAAGTGAAAGCGATTATATAGAGCTAGTAAAAAAAGCAGAAGCTTTCCTTTCTGGAAAAAGCCAATCCATTAAAAATGATATGGCCCATGCCATGCGTGAAGCTGCAAAAAATCTCGATTTTGAACAAGCAGCAGCTTACCGCGACCGTTTATCAGCCCTTTCTCATATACAAAGCTCTCAAGGTATTAATCCTCAAACAGTAGAAGAAGCAGACGTATTTGCAATCGCACAGCAGGGAGGGATGACCTGTATACAAGTATTTTTTTTTCGTATGGGGCAAAACTGGGGAAATCGAGCTTATTTTCCTAAAGCAGATCTGTCTTTCCCTAGCGCTGAGATTTTGTCAAGTTTTATTGCGCAATTCTACGATGACAAACCGGTCCCAAAGCTCATCCTTCTGTCTGAAGAAATTAAAGAAAAATCACTTTTAACGGAAGCATTAAAGCTGAAAACAAACCAAAAAATATCCGTATCTCTACCAAAACAAAGAGAACGGAAAGCTCTCGTATACTACGCTTACACCAATGCTCTTGAAGCACTCGCGCGTAAGCTTGCGGAGACATCGACCTACGCAACACTTCTTCAAAGCGTCGCCAAAACATTCCAGCTGTCGCGTACCCCGCGCCGCATCGAAGTCTATGACAATTCACATATTATGGGCACAAATGCAGTAGGAGCGATGATCGTTGCTGGCCAGACAGGATTCATTAAAAATCAATATCGCAAATTCAATATCCGTTCAACTACTATTACGCCTGGTAACGATTTAGGCATGATGCAAGAAGTTATTGAACGAAGATTCTCGCGCCTCATCAAAATGCACGGTCTCCCTAAAAAAAAAGATATAAAAACTAAAAGCTCAGATTCTCTTCCTATTTGGCCTGATCTTATATTAATTGACGGTGGTGCGGGACAAATAAACACTGTGCAAGCAACATTATCTGCCTTAGGGCTAGAGGGTCTTATCACGGCGGTTGGTATAGCGAAAGGCGCTGACCGTGATGCAGGCCGTGAACGGTTTTTTGTAAAAGGAAGATCACCCTTTACACTTCCACCCCGCGACCCTGTTCTTTATTTTTTACAGCGCCTGCGCGATGAAGCGCACCGTTTTGCAATTGGAACTCACAAAATAAAACGAAAAAAAGAAACCTTTAAAAATCCACTTGACGAGATTAAAAATGTAGGACCAACAAGAAAACGCGCTTTATTAAATTATTTCGGAAGCGTCAAAGCTATCTCTGGCGCCCCCGTCGAAGATTTAGCGAAAGTCTCGGGTATTTCCACCGCAATTGCGCAAAAAATCTATAATTATTTTAACGAAAAATAA